In Palaemon carinicauda isolate YSFRI2023 chromosome 28, ASM3689809v2, whole genome shotgun sequence, a single genomic region encodes these proteins:
- the LOC137621768 gene encoding uncharacterized protein — MATRRERQNKEQRKPHASRMTASHKAENEDQMDLRGNTIASTMAARREAEDEDQMNLRRNTNTSRIPDRYEAEDEEQMNIKRNANANRIAARCKAEDEEQMNLRRKTNTNRMTTRREAQDETQRNSRL; from the coding sequence ATGGCAACAAGACGTGAGAGACAGAATAAAGAACAAAGAAAACctcatgcaagtagaatgacaGCTAGCCATAAGGCAGAAAATGAAGATCAGATGGATTTAAGAGGGAACACTATTGCAAGcacaatggcagctagacgtgaggcagaagacgaagaccagatgaatttaagaagaaacactaatacaagcagaataccAGATAGatatgaagccgaagatgaagagcagatgaatataAAAAGGAATGCCAATGCGAACAGAATAGCAGCTAGATgtaaagcagaagacgaagagcagatgaatttaagaaggaaaacTAATACAAACAGAATGacaactagacgtgaagcacaggatgaaacccaaagaaattctcgcctttAA